The proteins below come from a single uncultured Dethiosulfovibrio sp. genomic window:
- a CDS encoding thioredoxin family protein, translating to MARILEGFEKGYTGVEVSKINLMENMDYARKYNVRVVPTLVFLTPEGEMLYRHEGIMSSEELQSKWNELGYEVQKIE from the coding sequence ATGGCGCGAATCCTGGAGGGATTCGAGAAAGGTTACACAGGGGTAGAGGTGTCCAAGATAAACCTGATGGAAAACATGGACTACGCCAGAAAGTACAACGTCAGAGTGGTGCCAACTCTGGTGTTCCTGACCCCAGAGGGAGAGATGCTCTACCGCCACGAGGGGATTATGTCGTCTGAAGAGTTACAGTCCAAGTGGAACGAACTGGGCTACGAGGTCCAAAAAATAGAGTAG
- a CDS encoding YitT family protein, producing the protein MSARLSVSLWSRGVEFVRKEWGTFCLATLGTIFMSFAIVALTIPYRFAGAGLAGIALLTKYVWDISPAWVIAIGNLFLLGWGWRVLSPRFVLWTLYVSMLTSGAVAFFELFEYPLLNDMLLAAILSGILGGLGIGLVFKSGSSTGGTDVLVMAARKKWGVDVGMYSFYINITILLFSWFVVDMERLLLGGILLYVESLTIDNVLKSFDRRKQVSVITGCPEEVRRFIVEDMNKSATLLKGSGAYTGDERTMIMVVVNRRQAMELKRFVVSVDPKAFIILADVAEVVGEGFKHWKQI; encoded by the coding sequence ATGTCAGCTCGGTTATCTGTGAGCCTTTGGTCCCGCGGGGTGGAGTTTGTCCGTAAGGAATGGGGTACTTTCTGTCTCGCCACTTTAGGAACTATATTTATGAGTTTCGCCATCGTCGCTCTTACCATTCCATACCGCTTTGCCGGTGCCGGTCTCGCCGGTATAGCTCTGCTAACCAAGTACGTTTGGGATATATCTCCCGCATGGGTTATAGCTATAGGGAACCTGTTTCTCCTTGGGTGGGGATGGAGAGTCCTATCGCCTAGGTTTGTGTTGTGGACTCTCTATGTTTCCATGCTAACCTCCGGTGCGGTGGCCTTTTTTGAGCTTTTTGAGTATCCCCTGCTGAACGATATGCTTCTCGCCGCCATACTTTCCGGTATCCTCGGAGGGTTGGGGATCGGCCTGGTTTTCAAGTCAGGGTCGTCTACCGGTGGGACCGACGTCCTGGTCATGGCCGCCAGAAAAAAGTGGGGAGTCGACGTCGGAATGTACTCTTTCTATATCAACATAACCATACTGCTTTTCTCCTGGTTTGTCGTGGATATGGAGAGGCTCCTGCTAGGAGGTATACTCCTTTACGTAGAGAGTCTGACGATAGACAACGTCCTCAAGTCCTTCGATCGCAGGAAGCAGGTCTCGGTGATAACCGGTTGCCCTGAGGAGGTCCGGCGGTTTATCGTCGAGGACATGAATAAAAGCGCAACCCTCCTTAAAGGGTCGGGAGCCTACACCGGTGACGAAAGGACCATGATAATGGTCGTGGTCAATCGCAGACAGGCTATGGAACTGAAGCGTTTCGTGGTTTCCGTGGACCCTAAGGCTTTTATAATTTTAGCGGACGTAGCGGAGGTAGTGGGAGAGGGCTTCAAACACTGGAAGCAGATATAA
- a CDS encoding DUF554 domain-containing protein: MVIEHLSQLPLFGSIVNALAILAGTAFGLVFRSALPERVTASAFQAIGLVTLWLGMSMAGATSNILILVLSIVIGTIAGEFWDLDGKLRSGAESLQRRIGASGNFTEGFMAATLLFCMGSMAILGSIEEGLGQWPKLLLTKSLMDGVASVAFAVSLGAGVALSALSVLVYQGSLTLAAGALQPYLTDGMTSEISAVGGIMLIGLSLGILEIKRVKVMNMLPALLVAGILAIYMI, encoded by the coding sequence ATGGTAATAGAGCATCTATCCCAATTGCCGCTTTTCGGCTCTATCGTGAACGCCCTAGCTATATTGGCAGGAACCGCATTCGGCCTGGTGTTTAGGTCCGCCCTGCCGGAGAGGGTCACCGCATCGGCCTTTCAGGCTATAGGGCTGGTCACCCTGTGGCTCGGCATGTCGATGGCGGGAGCGACATCGAACATACTGATATTGGTGCTGAGCATAGTGATAGGGACCATTGCAGGGGAATTTTGGGATTTAGACGGCAAGCTGAGGAGCGGGGCGGAATCGCTTCAGAGAAGGATAGGGGCTTCGGGGAACTTCACCGAGGGTTTTATGGCGGCGACACTGCTCTTTTGTATGGGGTCGATGGCGATCCTTGGCTCCATAGAGGAAGGACTCGGCCAATGGCCCAAGCTGCTTCTGACAAAATCCCTCATGGACGGGGTTGCGTCGGTGGCCTTCGCCGTATCCTTAGGGGCAGGGGTGGCTTTGTCCGCTCTGTCTGTCTTAGTCTACCAAGGAAGCCTTACATTGGCAGCAGGGGCACTTCAACCCTACCTGACCGACGGAATGACGTCGGAGATCTCGGCGGTAGGTGGAATCATGCTGATAGGTCTGTCTCTGGGAATCCTGGAGATCAAGAGGGTAAAGGTAATGAACATGCTGCCCGCCCTTCTGGTAGCGGGCATATTGGCCATATATATGATATAA
- a CDS encoding C69 family dipeptidase: protein MCSAILSVFIVSSAFSCTDIVAGKNATVDGSVITSHTADGAFYDAKVRVIPGSTHKKGEMVTVYWNITGEEDGPAVKIGEIPQVEKTYSYFHVGYPFMNEHGVAIGETTIGQKEELKTFRPDARAIMTIEQLEVFALQRAKTAREAIAVMGDLAEKYGFLPSCGSEGECLTVTDSEEAWIFEVRSTGMMWTADSGKPGATWVAQRVPDDMVVVVPNMSRIQEINPDDKDNFMVAKDYKQFAIDMGWYDPNGTEPFIWQRAYSPLTGNDDWSLSSMWVRNRLHTIHKILAPSQEWDPNAETMSYPFAIKPEKKVSVTDVMEMLRSHMEETPFDMYESEAWFVRDGEKVVKSPLATPFPTRAVRKLLDIPYNRPVSKWDCAYSFVSQARAGVPDVMKTILWFGYDNPHTTCYVPIYNGVTDTKESWRTFDRNQFSLGSAQWSFILADDLVNHRYGDAMADMRSVREPLENGFFARIPEIDAKAAELYKKDPAAAKKYLTEFTLGCMDETEKAWWNLNWTLITKYNNNKFN, encoded by the coding sequence TTGTGTTCTGCTATCTTATCGGTTTTTATCGTATCTTCGGCCTTTAGCTGCACCGACATAGTGGCAGGCAAGAACGCCACGGTAGATGGATCGGTCATAACGTCACACACCGCTGACGGGGCGTTCTACGACGCCAAGGTCAGAGTGATTCCCGGATCGACCCATAAAAAGGGCGAAATGGTCACGGTCTACTGGAACATAACCGGTGAGGAAGACGGTCCTGCCGTCAAAATAGGTGAAATTCCTCAGGTGGAAAAGACCTACTCCTACTTCCACGTGGGGTACCCCTTTATGAACGAGCACGGCGTCGCCATAGGGGAGACCACCATAGGCCAGAAGGAGGAGCTCAAGACCTTCCGTCCCGACGCAAGGGCAATAATGACCATAGAGCAGCTTGAGGTCTTCGCCCTTCAGAGAGCCAAGACCGCCAGAGAGGCCATCGCCGTCATGGGCGATCTCGCCGAGAAGTACGGATTTCTCCCCTCCTGTGGCTCAGAGGGCGAGTGTCTCACCGTCACCGACTCGGAGGAGGCCTGGATTTTCGAGGTCCGTAGCACCGGCATGATGTGGACCGCCGATAGCGGTAAGCCTGGTGCTACCTGGGTTGCTCAGAGGGTCCCTGATGACATGGTCGTTGTGGTCCCAAACATGAGTCGGATTCAGGAGATAAATCCTGACGACAAGGATAACTTCATGGTCGCCAAGGATTACAAGCAGTTTGCCATAGATATGGGATGGTACGATCCAAACGGAACCGAGCCGTTTATCTGGCAGAGGGCCTACTCCCCGCTCACCGGAAACGACGACTGGTCCCTTTCGTCAATGTGGGTCCGTAACAGGCTACACACGATCCACAAGATCCTCGCTCCCTCTCAGGAGTGGGATCCCAACGCCGAGACCATGTCCTACCCCTTCGCCATAAAGCCTGAGAAAAAGGTCTCAGTTACCGATGTGATGGAGATGCTTCGCAGCCATATGGAGGAAACCCCCTTCGATATGTACGAGTCAGAGGCTTGGTTCGTTAGGGATGGCGAAAAGGTCGTCAAGAGCCCTCTCGCCACTCCGTTCCCAACCAGAGCGGTTCGAAAGCTCCTAGACATACCCTACAATCGCCCTGTCTCCAAGTGGGACTGTGCCTACAGCTTTGTGTCCCAGGCTAGGGCCGGTGTTCCTGACGTCATGAAGACGATCCTTTGGTTTGGATACGACAATCCCCACACCACCTGCTACGTGCCCATATACAATGGCGTCACCGACACCAAGGAAAGCTGGAGGACCTTCGACCGCAACCAGTTCAGTCTTGGATCGGCTCAGTGGAGCTTCATACTGGCCGACGATCTGGTGAACCATCGCTACGGCGACGCTATGGCCGACATGCGTTCTGTGAGGGAACCATTGGAAAACGGCTTCTTTGCCCGCATACCGGAGATAGACGCCAAGGCAGCGGAGCTCTACAAGAAGGATCCAGCCGCCGCCAAGAAGTACCTCACCGAGTTCACACTAGGGTGCATGGATGAGACCGAGAAGGCCTGGTGGAACCTCAACTGGACCCTCATCACAAAGTACAACAACAACAAATTCAACTAA
- a CDS encoding SagB/ThcOx family dehydrogenase, with amino-acid sequence MRSFFFYFGVISLAVMVVGGSFCFWKFSPFIFAKSRSQSLSHSDGPAISLPEPTISGGISVEEALASRRSIRSFQDTPISMEDLSQVLWSAQGVTDREKGHRAAPSAMALYPLTVYVVAEKVDGLSQGLYRYEPGRLIPVFDGPAKDRTMTAIRQPWIMLAPAILLISGRYDDLRGTLGDAAEFCVHAEVGHVSQNVYLQAQSLGLGTLASGGIDGDKLKDAFGLPSEESFLYAMPLGRPQEGR; translated from the coding sequence ATGAGGTCTTTTTTCTTCTACTTCGGGGTTATATCCCTTGCGGTTATGGTTGTGGGAGGTTCTTTCTGCTTTTGGAAGTTCTCCCCCTTTATTTTTGCCAAGTCGAGGTCCCAGTCCCTCTCCCACTCTGACGGACCGGCCATATCCCTCCCTGAGCCCACCATCTCCGGTGGGATATCCGTCGAGGAAGCCTTGGCAAGTCGGAGGTCCATAAGATCCTTTCAGGATACGCCGATCTCTATGGAAGACCTGTCTCAGGTTCTGTGGTCCGCTCAGGGGGTGACCGACCGAGAGAAGGGGCACAGGGCCGCACCCTCCGCCATGGCCCTTTATCCTCTAACTGTCTACGTGGTGGCGGAGAAGGTGGACGGATTGAGCCAGGGGCTTTACCGATACGAGCCTGGACGGCTGATACCGGTCTTCGACGGTCCCGCAAAGGACAGGACAATGACAGCCATCCGTCAGCCCTGGATAATGTTGGCTCCCGCTATTTTGTTGATATCAGGGCGATACGACGACCTCAGGGGAACTTTGGGCGACGCCGCCGAGTTCTGTGTCCACGCTGAGGTGGGACACGTCTCCCAAAACGTATATCTCCAAGCTCAGTCCCTGGGGCTCGGGACCCTGGCCTCCGGCGGCATCGACGGCGATAAGCTGAAGGACGCCTTCGGCCTTCCCTCCGAAGAGTCCTTCCTCTACGCCATGCCTTTAGGCAGGCCCCAGGAGGGCCGATGA
- a CDS encoding class I SAM-dependent methyltransferase: MIWGLLILGVGVASFVLWRFLSKRYSLPMPSCLYRMIDVENPFARFARSDFVVSRLGLRPGMVVLDAGCGSGRLTLPLARALSGSIKVTAMDLQRGMVDKVRDKASSEGVKNISYVVAGLGERALPEGRFDRVVLSQVLGEIPMRREAMEEIFRSLRPGGILSVTETVFDPHYQSLSSVVGLARKVGFKAKSRWGDRLAYTCHFEKT; encoded by the coding sequence ATGATCTGGGGCCTGTTGATCCTAGGTGTAGGGGTGGCTTCCTTCGTCCTGTGGCGGTTTTTATCTAAACGTTACTCCCTCCCTATGCCCTCCTGCCTGTATCGGATGATCGACGTGGAAAACCCCTTCGCCAGGTTTGCTCGCTCCGACTTCGTGGTGTCTCGGCTCGGCCTTCGTCCTGGTATGGTGGTTTTGGACGCTGGATGTGGCTCTGGACGGTTGACCTTGCCTCTTGCCAGAGCTTTGTCTGGCTCGATAAAGGTGACCGCCATGGACTTACAGCGGGGAATGGTGGATAAAGTTAGGGACAAAGCCTCCTCTGAAGGGGTGAAGAATATATCCTACGTGGTCGCCGGTCTTGGAGAGAGGGCTTTGCCGGAAGGCCGGTTTGACCGAGTTGTCCTTTCGCAGGTGTTAGGCGAGATCCCAATGAGGAGAGAGGCCATGGAGGAGATTTTTAGATCCCTTAGGCCAGGAGGAATTCTGTCAGTCACAGAGACGGTCTTTGACCCTCACTATCAGAGCCTTTCATCGGTGGTTGGGCTGGCGAGAAAGGTCGGCTTTAAAGCTAAATCCAGATGGGGCGATCGTCTGGCCTATACATGCCATTTTGAAAAAACGTAA
- a CDS encoding TetR/AcrR family transcriptional regulator: protein MRRSDRDIRGEIMATAQELFFNRGYENTQVDEIIGKVRISKGSFYRYFRSKENLLSCVVREIIDPGCEALEMIVRSDLGALDKLNSVFAFSSQWKADNLDALKFIVRSFWTDESVLLRHKLISWTSHRMRPIFISILAQGKEEGVFDLDEPEDVADVVFYFGNVLGESMVNLILSLDDDGETVRTLRRKIELNNRVIEKLLAVPTGSIKTFDLDRLVCAI, encoded by the coding sequence ATGAGACGAAGTGATAGGGATATCAGGGGAGAGATAATGGCTACCGCTCAGGAGCTGTTTTTCAACAGAGGCTACGAAAACACCCAGGTCGATGAGATTATCGGCAAGGTCAGGATTTCCAAGGGAAGTTTTTATAGGTACTTTAGGTCTAAAGAGAATCTTTTAAGCTGTGTTGTCAGGGAAATAATAGATCCTGGATGCGAGGCTCTCGAGATGATCGTGCGTTCAGATCTAGGGGCACTGGACAAACTTAATTCGGTTTTTGCCTTTTCCTCCCAGTGGAAGGCGGATAACCTGGATGCACTGAAATTTATAGTTCGCTCCTTTTGGACCGATGAGAGCGTTCTACTGAGGCATAAGCTGATATCCTGGACCTCCCACAGGATGAGGCCCATCTTCATCTCCATACTCGCTCAGGGAAAAGAGGAAGGGGTCTTCGATCTGGACGAACCGGAGGACGTCGCCGACGTAGTCTTTTATTTTGGAAACGTCCTGGGGGAGTCGATGGTCAACCTCATTCTCTCCCTCGACGACGACGGAGAGACCGTTAGGACCCTCCGAAGGAAGATCGAGCTTAACAACAGAGTCATAGAGAAGCTCCTGGCCGTTCCCACTGGGTCTATAAAGACCTTCGACCTGGATCGCCTTGTCTGCGCAATTTAA
- a CDS encoding GNAT family N-acetyltransferase, with translation MDHFRLLVRSGKELGPYQKKEIKDLCKLAFKEEEGGYPGPSVSDGIHFVGKRGLGLLISHCMVVDRSFSIGGKGSFTMACPTALATHPDYRGRGYGRMTVMEVCRYCEGAGYDLIMMTTEETRWFESLGWIRWKGPLALDEPKSDLSPFSRPVPMIYRLSKTPPISLRDDLTVVCKGGVAV, from the coding sequence TTGGATCATTTTCGACTTTTAGTTCGATCGGGAAAAGAGTTAGGGCCCTACCAGAAAAAAGAGATAAAAGATCTCTGCAAGCTCGCCTTTAAGGAAGAGGAGGGCGGTTATCCCGGCCCATCGGTCTCCGATGGGATCCATTTCGTGGGGAAAAGGGGGCTCGGCCTCCTTATATCCCACTGTATGGTGGTGGATAGATCTTTCTCCATCGGTGGAAAAGGCTCTTTTACGATGGCCTGCCCTACCGCACTGGCGACCCATCCCGATTATCGGGGCAGAGGTTACGGAAGGATGACGGTTATGGAGGTCTGTCGCTACTGCGAAGGGGCAGGGTACGACCTGATAATGATGACCACCGAGGAGACCAGATGGTTTGAGTCACTGGGGTGGATAAGGTGGAAGGGACCGTTAGCCCTGGATGAACCAAAATCCGATCTCTCCCCTTTCTCCAGGCCTGTCCCTATGATATACAGGCTATCCAAAACTCCTCCCATATCCCTGAGGGACGATCTAACGGTAGTATGTAAAGGAGGGGTAGCGGTATGA
- a CDS encoding methyl-accepting chemotaxis protein, with amino-acid sequence MSRWSIRAKLFLGVMSLASLGLFVAVYMVTSRSMDSAREEAVALAEEMSARYATEVSSYLGRALARAQELSLVMASLSESGADRGLAMSIIRTMAEGSSDVNGVWVGFRENGYDGDDRGSIGQPGTDGQNGRFVPYAFMTKAGVESRAMDDYNGSDFYEVPIMTGKTIVLKPYSWALSDGVEVIGTSVAVPISLDGRVIGVAGVDVFLDVFQDMIQSIKPMGSGYAGIFTDKGVYVATPDRELIGKIVDSPEVVAAISSGQEFRSENVSAITGEDSLHFFRPILIEGYDRPWSIQVTLPKDQVFAGARSILITGIIGALIALAFIGITTFFIVGKTTKGIGGVSQVLGKISSLDLRFDSSLKWLLDYKDDIGHMVGALATMEISLKEIIRELSQEASTTDHTSQSLTALSQEAMASMEEVRSSIEEMASILGDTASCVGDAGLVVRDVSHGASSVASYAEAGVEAARVLSEKGKDAGEQVLSVAVHVKEVGDKTSRAAKVLRDVDRSVQSITGFIDTITQIADQTNLLALNAAIEAARAGEHGRGFAVVAEEVRKLAEQSNLAADNVKKLVESLGKNATISTGAMDEVEQVVREVIQGADGASDTLSQLLNEVDLLVKSIGEMAITAEDQALSTGKLVASVETIEGDISTVVERMENIRGSSQETTQASEEVALNAERLSEGVKRLEELTGRFTLDEEVSYAIASGR; translated from the coding sequence ATGAGCAGGTGGAGCATAAGGGCTAAGCTGTTTTTAGGTGTCATGTCTTTGGCCTCTTTGGGGCTGTTCGTCGCCGTCTATATGGTGACCTCCCGGTCCATGGACAGCGCTCGGGAGGAGGCGGTTGCCCTGGCGGAGGAGATGTCCGCTCGGTACGCTACGGAGGTCTCGTCCTATCTCGGTAGGGCCCTCGCCAGGGCTCAGGAACTTTCCCTCGTTATGGCCTCCCTCTCCGAATCAGGTGCAGATCGAGGGTTGGCCATGAGTATCATAAGGACCATGGCGGAGGGATCGTCGGACGTAAACGGGGTCTGGGTTGGTTTCAGGGAAAACGGTTATGACGGCGACGACAGAGGCTCCATAGGGCAGCCAGGCACCGACGGACAGAACGGTCGGTTTGTCCCCTACGCTTTTATGACCAAAGCAGGAGTGGAATCCAGAGCTATGGATGATTACAACGGAAGCGATTTCTACGAGGTTCCTATAATGACCGGGAAGACGATCGTGCTGAAGCCCTATTCGTGGGCTCTATCCGATGGCGTTGAGGTCATCGGGACTTCGGTGGCGGTTCCTATAAGCCTGGACGGGCGGGTGATCGGTGTCGCAGGGGTCGACGTCTTTTTGGACGTCTTTCAGGACATGATCCAGTCCATAAAGCCTATGGGGTCGGGATATGCCGGTATCTTCACCGACAAAGGTGTCTACGTGGCCACGCCGGACAGGGAGTTGATCGGCAAGATAGTGGACTCCCCCGAGGTGGTCGCCGCTATCTCCTCAGGCCAGGAGTTCCGGTCCGAAAACGTCTCCGCCATAACAGGGGAGGATTCGCTCCATTTTTTCAGACCCATCCTTATAGAGGGCTATGACAGACCCTGGTCCATCCAGGTAACGCTCCCTAAAGATCAGGTCTTCGCAGGGGCTAGGTCGATCCTTATCACCGGTATCATAGGGGCACTCATAGCCCTTGCCTTCATAGGTATCACCACTTTCTTCATCGTAGGGAAGACCACCAAAGGTATCGGCGGGGTCTCCCAGGTCCTCGGCAAAATATCGTCCCTCGATCTTCGCTTCGATTCGTCCCTTAAATGGCTTTTGGACTACAAAGACGACATAGGTCACATGGTTGGAGCTCTGGCCACCATGGAGATAAGCCTCAAAGAGATTATAAGAGAGCTATCCCAGGAGGCCTCCACCACCGATCACACCTCCCAGAGCCTCACGGCTCTGTCCCAGGAGGCCATGGCTTCCATGGAGGAGGTGCGAAGCTCCATCGAGGAGATGGCCTCTATACTAGGTGACACAGCCTCCTGTGTCGGCGACGCCGGCCTCGTCGTTAGGGATGTCTCCCACGGGGCCTCCTCGGTCGCTTCCTACGCTGAGGCGGGGGTCGAGGCGGCCAGGGTCCTGTCCGAAAAGGGCAAGGATGCGGGAGAGCAGGTCCTGTCTGTCGCCGTTCATGTTAAGGAGGTTGGGGATAAAACCAGCCGTGCCGCGAAGGTCCTACGGGACGTGGACCGTTCGGTCCAGTCCATCACCGGATTTATCGACACCATAACCCAGATAGCCGATCAGACGAACCTGCTGGCCTTGAACGCCGCTATAGAGGCCGCCAGGGCAGGAGAACACGGCAGAGGTTTCGCCGTGGTGGCGGAGGAGGTCCGAAAGCTGGCGGAGCAGTCAAACCTGGCTGCGGACAACGTCAAAAAACTGGTGGAGTCTTTGGGAAAAAACGCCACCATATCCACCGGCGCCATGGACGAGGTCGAACAGGTGGTGAGAGAGGTTATCCAAGGTGCCGATGGGGCCAGCGATACCCTGTCTCAGCTTTTGAACGAGGTCGACCTGTTGGTGAAATCTATAGGAGAGATGGCGATCACCGCCGAGGATCAGGCCCTCTCAACCGGAAAGTTGGTCGCCTCCGTGGAGACCATAGAGGGTGATATATCCACGGTGGTGGAGAGGATGGAGAATATCAGAGGATCGTCTCAGGAGACCACCCAGGCCTCCGAGGAGGTCGCCTTAAACGCCGAGAGGCTTTCGGAGGGGGTAAAAAGGTTGGAGGAGCTGACCGGTCGGTTTACCCTGGACGAAGAGGTGTCCTATGCTATCGCCAGCGGTAGATAG
- a CDS encoding HD domain-containing phosphohydrolase: protein MLSPAVDSPCVQIRSHWESIIDSMALLAEYRDKTTGGHIQRTKGYFRLIMERSGGFDLYPSEDLSLVCHSAALHDIGKVAVPDSILLKPGPLTEGEFEVIKLHPEVGAKILSQAEVLLDGKSFLSYAIDIAEYHHERWDGSGYPHGLAGEDIPFLARVMAIADVYDALVSERPYKPPFSQGKALDVIAEEAGGHFDPSLVDVFLSSSKDVISIPSI from the coding sequence ATGCTATCGCCAGCGGTAGATAGTCCCTGCGTACAGATCAGGAGCCACTGGGAGTCCATAATAGACAGCATGGCCCTCCTAGCTGAATACAGGGATAAAACCACCGGAGGCCATATCCAGAGGACAAAAGGCTATTTTAGGCTCATAATGGAGAGGTCCGGCGGTTTCGACCTGTACCCGTCGGAGGACCTATCTTTAGTGTGCCATTCCGCCGCCCTCCACGACATAGGGAAGGTGGCTGTCCCAGACTCTATACTTCTGAAGCCCGGTCCCCTGACGGAGGGCGAGTTTGAGGTCATAAAACTCCATCCTGAGGTTGGGGCGAAAATACTCTCCCAGGCGGAGGTTCTGCTGGACGGAAAATCCTTTCTGTCCTACGCTATCGATATTGCCGAGTATCATCACGAAAGATGGGACGGGTCGGGCTATCCCCATGGACTGGCGGGGGAGGACATCCCCTTTTTGGCCAGGGTTATGGCCATCGCCGACGTCTACGACGCCCTGGTGTCCGAAAGGCCCTACAAGCCTCCCTTCTCCCAGGGAAAGGCTTTGGACGTCATAGCCGAGGAGGCGGGAGGCCATTTCGATCCCTCTTTGGTGGATGTCTTTTTGTCCTCATCTAAAGACGTTATCTCTATCCCCTCGATTTAG
- a CDS encoding TetR/AcrR family transcriptional regulator: protein MIEREGRDVRGDILGSARRLFLQDGYDRVSVDRVIQDAGASKGSFYHYFQSKADLADELVRDMLAPVYQQIGEIADSNLDGLSKLNQAFRIAYQWKSDNAKMLKFIVRSFWSESNLLVRHKMKSWSMKKDKALLAKMIGQGMEEGTFAIEDPEDAAELIVHLGTGIGESMAALFVSIDDSPDKIELMERKVKLFERTLDCILGVPRGTVKTFDMESLKVILAEGMI, encoded by the coding sequence TTGATAGAGAGAGAAGGTCGGGACGTCAGAGGGGATATTCTGGGCTCGGCCAGGAGGCTTTTTTTACAGGACGGTTACGACAGGGTCTCGGTGGACAGGGTTATCCAGGACGCCGGTGCGTCTAAGGGCAGTTTTTACCATTATTTTCAATCCAAGGCCGATCTGGCCGATGAATTAGTCAGGGATATGTTGGCTCCGGTCTATCAGCAAATAGGCGAGATAGCCGACTCAAACTTAGACGGACTATCAAAGCTAAACCAGGCATTCAGGATCGCCTATCAGTGGAAATCGGACAACGCAAAGATGCTCAAGTTTATCGTAAGGTCCTTCTGGAGCGAGAGTAACCTTTTAGTTCGACACAAGATGAAGTCCTGGAGCATGAAAAAGGATAAAGCTCTCCTTGCCAAAATGATAGGTCAGGGTATGGAGGAGGGTACTTTTGCCATAGAGGATCCCGAGGACGCAGCGGAGCTAATAGTCCATCTGGGAACCGGTATTGGCGAGTCTATGGCCGCTCTTTTCGTCTCCATAGACGATTCACCTGATAAGATAGAGCTTATGGAGAGAAAGGTAAAATTGTTTGAAAGGACGTTAGACTGTATTCTAGGGGTCCCTAGAGGGACTGTTAAAACCTTCGATATGGAGAGCCTTAAGGTGATCCTCGCCGAGGGCATGATTTGA